The Ensifer adhaerens genome contains a region encoding:
- a CDS encoding MBL fold metallo-hydrolase yields MSQAEARSHTIDQQDTNTTLDALHRSRSARDELVPSRYAVRVGDIEVLVISDGVLPLPTAMLGHNAEAGDRAAWLGDMFLPPDTLDWALNVVVVRSGAQTILIDAGLGLDPDLNLPRAGQLIRRLEAAGIDLGSVTDVVLTHMHMDHVGGLLVDGVKEQLRPDLRIHVAAAEIKFWESPDFSHAVMPQGFPDALRATAKRFANEYRNHLRPFDEECEVAPGVVAQRTGGHTPGHCVVRVASGNDRLMFAGDALFAVAFDHPDWYNGFEHDPEEAARVRVRLLTELAATGSSLVATHLPFPSVGHVAVDGDHFRWVPVFWDY; encoded by the coding sequence ATGTCCCAGGCCGAAGCAAGATCTCATACGATTGACCAGCAAGATACAAACACGACCTTGGACGCCTTGCACCGCAGTCGGTCGGCGCGCGACGAACTGGTGCCGTCGCGTTACGCGGTGCGGGTCGGTGACATCGAGGTGCTGGTGATCAGCGACGGGGTTCTGCCACTGCCAACCGCGATGTTGGGACACAATGCGGAGGCGGGTGATCGGGCAGCTTGGCTCGGCGACATGTTCCTGCCGCCGGATACTCTCGACTGGGCTCTCAACGTGGTCGTGGTGCGAAGCGGCGCCCAAACCATACTTATCGACGCAGGGCTTGGCTTGGACCCGGACTTGAATCTGCCGCGGGCGGGTCAACTGATCCGGCGGCTGGAGGCCGCGGGCATCGATCTTGGGTCCGTGACCGACGTGGTTCTTACCCACATGCACATGGACCACGTCGGCGGACTGCTCGTTGACGGCGTGAAGGAGCAGCTGCGTCCGGATTTGCGGATCCATGTGGCAGCCGCCGAGATCAAATTCTGGGAATCTCCCGATTTTTCCCACGCGGTCATGCCGCAGGGATTCCCGGACGCGCTCCGCGCGACTGCGAAGCGGTTCGCGAACGAGTACCGCAATCATCTGCGGCCGTTCGACGAGGAGTGCGAGGTTGCTCCGGGTGTGGTCGCCCAACGAACTGGCGGTCATACCCCGGGGCACTGCGTGGTCCGTGTGGCCTCTGGCAACGACCGGCTGATGTTTGCCGGCGACGCCTTGTTCGCGGTCGCGTTCGACCATCCCGACTGGTACAACGGCTTCGAACACGACCCCGAGGAGGCCGCCCGCGTTCGGGTGCGTCTCTTGACGGAGCTTGCGGCGACCGGATCGTCGCTGGTGGCCACTCACCTGCCGTTTCCGTCCGTCGGCCACGTGGCGGTCGATGGCGACCACTTCCGGTGGGTCCCGGTCTTCTGGGATTACTGA
- a CDS encoding SDR family oxidoreductase — translation MKIVVIGGTGLIGSKLVKSLRERGHDVFAAAPSTGVNTITREGLAAAMDRTDVVVDVANAPVWDDKAVLEFFETSGRNLLAAEAAAGVRHHIALSIVGSERLPENGYFRAKVAQEDLIKASGIPYTILRATQFFEFVGGIAQSATVDGEVRLSPALFQPIASDDVVATLTDIALAPPRNGTIEVAGPEAIPLDEVVRRFLRATKNDRKVVPDVHARYFGALLDDQSLTPGKNPRLGAIRFDDWVGQQVGH, via the coding sequence ATGAAGATCGTCGTCATCGGAGGCACCGGCCTTATCGGATCGAAACTTGTGAAGAGCCTGCGCGAGCGCGGCCACGATGTCTTTGCCGCCGCGCCGAGTACTGGCGTCAACACGATCACGCGTGAGGGCCTGGCCGCAGCGATGGATCGGACCGACGTCGTCGTCGACGTCGCCAACGCCCCAGTTTGGGACGACAAGGCTGTTCTCGAATTCTTCGAGACATCCGGGCGTAACCTACTGGCAGCGGAAGCTGCCGCCGGCGTGCGCCATCACATCGCGCTGTCGATCGTCGGCAGCGAACGGCTGCCCGAGAACGGTTATTTCCGGGCGAAGGTCGCGCAGGAAGACCTCATCAAGGCGTCTGGCATTCCCTATACCATCCTGCGGGCCACGCAGTTTTTTGAGTTCGTCGGCGGTATCGCGCAATCGGCAACGGTCGACGGAGAGGTTCGCCTGTCGCCCGCGCTGTTCCAGCCCATCGCTTCCGACGATGTCGTGGCGACGCTTACCGATATAGCACTCGCGCCGCCGCGCAACGGAACGATCGAAGTCGCCGGACCGGAGGCCATACCGCTCGACGAGGTGGTCAGGCGTTTCCTGCGGGCGACAAAGAACGATCGAAAGGTCGTCCCGGATGTTCATGCACGGTATTTCGGCGCACTCCTCGACGACCAATCGCTGACCCCCGGCAAGAACCCGCGGCTCGGTGCAATTCGGTTCGATGATTGGGTCGGTCAACAAGTCGGGCACTGA
- a CDS encoding HlyD family secretion protein codes for MDTLEDKIATVTGIASVGVAPKRSGKRKKVGVLLCLGAVVAVAGGWAWARPGGEASTDNAYVRGDVTSLAPKVAGYVVAVEVKDNQSVRAGDVLFRIDDRDYRARLAQAAANVEAAKARLVNVDAETELQHALIRQAEAQKRSAVAEMNLAAKAYERRRELIRSNTISQAHVDESDAARSRTEASVSAASATIEAQKQRIAVLAAQREAAVAAVAQAEAARDLSQIDLESTIVRAPVDGVIGNRQVRVGRFVAPGASLLDIVPVDDVWVVANFKETQLEHIQPGQRVRITIDSYPDQKLEGTVDSFAPGSGSAFSLLPSDNATGNFVRVVQRVPVKIRFASNPLTGRLVPGLSARVDVDLGSGS; via the coding sequence ATGGATACGCTCGAGGACAAGATTGCCACCGTCACAGGGATCGCTTCCGTCGGCGTCGCCCCGAAGCGATCCGGCAAGAGGAAGAAGGTTGGCGTGTTGCTGTGCCTCGGCGCTGTGGTGGCCGTCGCAGGCGGCTGGGCCTGGGCTCGCCCGGGTGGTGAGGCGTCGACGGATAACGCCTATGTCCGCGGCGATGTGACCTCGCTTGCGCCAAAGGTTGCCGGTTATGTCGTGGCCGTCGAGGTGAAGGACAATCAGAGTGTTCGGGCGGGCGACGTGCTTTTCCGGATCGATGACAGGGACTATCGGGCTCGCCTTGCGCAAGCGGCGGCCAATGTTGAAGCCGCCAAGGCTCGGCTGGTCAATGTCGATGCGGAGACAGAGCTTCAGCACGCCCTTATTCGTCAGGCCGAAGCCCAGAAGCGATCGGCCGTCGCCGAGATGAATCTGGCTGCCAAGGCGTATGAACGTCGCCGCGAACTGATCCGCAGCAACACCATCAGCCAGGCGCATGTCGACGAAAGCGATGCGGCGCGATCGAGAACGGAGGCAAGCGTATCTGCGGCGTCTGCGACGATCGAGGCGCAGAAGCAGCGCATCGCCGTCCTCGCGGCGCAGCGTGAAGCCGCCGTCGCGGCCGTGGCACAGGCAGAAGCAGCGCGCGATCTTTCTCAGATCGATCTGGAGAGCACGATCGTTCGCGCCCCGGTCGATGGCGTTATCGGCAACCGTCAGGTTCGCGTTGGCCGGTTCGTTGCGCCGGGTGCCTCCCTGCTCGATATCGTTCCGGTCGACGACGTGTGGGTCGTTGCCAATTTCAAGGAAACGCAACTCGAACACATCCAGCCGGGTCAACGTGTCCGCATCACCATCGACAGCTACCCGGACCAGAAGCTTGAAGGCACGGTTGACAGCTTCGCTCCCGGCAGCGGCTCCGCCTTCAGCCTGCTGCCGTCAGACAATGCAACCGGAAACTTCGTTCGTGTCGTCCAGCGGGTGCCGGTCAAGATCCGATTTGCGAGTAATCCATTGACGGGGCGCCTCGTGCCCGGTCTGTCCGCACGGGTCGACGTGGATCTCGGGAGCGGGTCATGA
- a CDS encoding winged helix-turn-helix domain-containing tetratricopeptide repeat protein, whose protein sequence is MQFRFAGYLLDPERRELTLSGQVVAVGPQVFDLLVHLVENRDRVVGKDDLLLAIWGGRIVSESTITSHINAVRKAIGDNGEEQHLVRTVARKGFRFVGEVSLVDVGNGVLSQGPGHVVGSADEASMVPPALPLPDKPSITVLPFQNLSGDPEQEYFTDGVVEDIITALSRFRWLFVIARNSSFTYKDRAVEATEVGRELGVRYVLEGSVRKSGKKVRITGQLVDATTGAHLWAERFEGTFDDIFELQDSIAESVVGAISPQLERIEIERAKRKPTESLDAYDYYLRGMAKLHSGTREALEAALPLFYKAIALDDEFASAYAGAAWCFFWRKLNGWMVDRPAEIAEGARLARLAVELGRDDAVALTRGGHALGHLADDLDGGIALIDRARLLNPNFALAWFLGGVLRVFRGEAENAIKDLAHAVRLSPLDPEMFRMQTGTAIAHFFSGNYDDALVWAEKALANLPSLLVAVALAAASHALAGRSDEASRYMQRVRALDPSLRVSNLREWLPIHRPDDFARFADGLRLAGLPE, encoded by the coding sequence GTGCAATTCAGGTTCGCAGGCTATCTGCTCGATCCGGAACGCCGGGAATTGACCCTGAGCGGGCAGGTTGTCGCCGTCGGCCCGCAGGTCTTCGACCTGTTGGTGCATCTCGTCGAGAATCGCGACAGAGTCGTTGGCAAGGATGATCTGCTGCTCGCCATTTGGGGCGGCCGGATCGTGTCGGAATCGACGATCACCAGCCACATTAACGCCGTTCGCAAGGCCATCGGTGACAACGGCGAAGAACAACATTTGGTGCGCACCGTCGCCCGCAAGGGTTTCCGCTTCGTCGGCGAGGTCAGTCTCGTCGATGTTGGAAACGGTGTTCTTTCGCAAGGTCCGGGCCACGTCGTTGGCAGTGCTGACGAGGCAAGTATGGTGCCCCCTGCGCTCCCCCTGCCCGACAAGCCCTCCATAACTGTCCTGCCCTTCCAGAACCTGAGCGGCGATCCGGAGCAGGAATATTTCACCGACGGCGTGGTGGAGGACATCATCACCGCACTGTCACGGTTCCGCTGGCTCTTCGTCATCGCGCGCAATTCAAGCTTCACGTACAAGGACCGCGCCGTGGAAGCGACCGAAGTGGGACGGGAACTCGGCGTACGCTATGTTCTGGAAGGAAGCGTTCGGAAGTCCGGTAAAAAAGTACGCATCACCGGCCAGCTCGTCGATGCCACGACCGGAGCACATCTCTGGGCGGAGCGCTTCGAAGGTACGTTCGACGACATTTTCGAGCTGCAGGATAGCATAGCCGAAAGCGTCGTCGGCGCGATCTCGCCGCAACTCGAACGGATCGAGATCGAGCGCGCCAAGCGCAAGCCGACCGAAAGTCTGGATGCTTACGACTACTACCTTCGCGGCATGGCGAAACTGCACAGCGGGACCCGGGAAGCGCTCGAAGCAGCGCTGCCGCTCTTCTACAAGGCCATCGCCCTCGATGATGAGTTTGCTTCCGCCTATGCCGGCGCCGCCTGGTGCTTCTTCTGGCGAAAACTCAACGGATGGATGGTCGACCGCCCGGCGGAGATCGCCGAAGGCGCACGACTGGCGCGGCTTGCGGTTGAGCTTGGCCGGGACGACGCCGTGGCGCTGACGAGAGGCGGTCATGCACTCGGTCACCTCGCCGACGATCTCGATGGCGGCATCGCGTTGATCGACAGGGCTCGACTGCTCAATCCCAACTTCGCGCTTGCGTGGTTTCTGGGCGGCGTGCTGCGGGTCTTCCGCGGTGAGGCGGAGAACGCAATCAAGGATCTTGCCCATGCCGTTCGCCTGAGCCCGCTCGATCCGGAGATGTTCCGAATGCAGACAGGAACGGCAATCGCGCATTTCTTTTCCGGAAATTATGACGACGCTTTGGTCTGGGCCGAAAAAGCACTCGCAAACCTGCCGAGCCTGCTGGTGGCAGTTGCGCTCGCTGCGGCGAGCCACGCGCTTGCGGGCCGTTCCGACGAGGCAAGTCGCTATATGCAGCGCGTTCGGGCACTTGATCCGTCTTTGCGCGTTTCAAATCTCCGAGAATGGCTGCCGATTCACCGACCAGACGACTTTGCGCGGTTTGCAGACGGATTGCGGCTGGCAGGCTTGCCGGAGTGA
- a CDS encoding DHA2 family efflux MFS transporter permease subunit, translating into MTTHVATTSSRETSASGALLIIGIVVAALTEAIASTVLSLGRGDITGDIYATPDEFAWLDVGYTAFKFIGFMVAAPMLSRVRPLSLIIASTLIMGLASGIASMTTSLDLLIALRVVQGLAGGILLVAGQATIFFAYPKAHQPVLQALFAMGAVVAPATIAPALQGWLLDSQSWAWIFYCNVILSLAAAGLLLMVDDPAPTTTRPRPFDWIGFTLVSVALFCATYVFSQGSRWDWFEEPRILWLSVLGVASLLLFLGQQALGKGNGLLDFSLFKSEDFAFAFIVSFVAGAALFGSAFLIPSFAVSVLAFTPTEAGLLLLPSGALFVGALLFAAFLMQVRRIAPFATVPFGILLIMIAMWMLSGSTSESGADDMMAAILLRGLGLGFLFLSITLIAFSNLNSRNLASGIGLFNTGRQLGGLVGVAGLQTLIDHNVAANGAVLGSSINAGGQAVIERLTSTTAMLAARGMDAVPASRAAIALLGRAVTGQSVVIAFDTAFNAVALLFVVAAPILVAIKIGFARRAKARRAR; encoded by the coding sequence ATGACGACGCACGTGGCCACGACCAGCAGCCGCGAGACGTCGGCGTCAGGCGCGCTACTTATCATCGGTATCGTGGTGGCGGCACTGACGGAGGCGATTGCCAGTACCGTTCTATCGCTCGGACGCGGTGATATCACCGGCGACATTTATGCCACCCCGGACGAGTTCGCCTGGCTCGACGTCGGCTACACTGCCTTCAAGTTCATCGGTTTCATGGTTGCGGCCCCGATGCTTAGCCGCGTCCGACCGCTGAGCCTCATTATCGCCTCGACGCTCATCATGGGACTTGCGTCCGGCATTGCGTCGATGACGACATCGCTGGACCTGCTGATTGCCCTCAGGGTCGTGCAAGGTCTCGCCGGCGGTATCCTCCTCGTTGCAGGGCAGGCCACCATCTTCTTTGCCTATCCGAAAGCGCATCAGCCAGTCCTACAGGCGTTGTTTGCCATGGGGGCCGTGGTCGCGCCTGCGACGATCGCTCCGGCGCTGCAGGGGTGGTTGCTGGACAGCCAGTCCTGGGCGTGGATCTTCTACTGTAACGTCATCCTGTCCCTGGCCGCCGCCGGGCTTTTGTTGATGGTCGATGATCCGGCGCCCACCACAACGCGGCCACGTCCGTTTGATTGGATCGGCTTCACACTTGTCTCGGTCGCGCTTTTCTGCGCCACCTATGTCTTCAGCCAGGGAAGCCGCTGGGACTGGTTCGAAGAGCCGCGCATCCTTTGGCTCTCCGTGTTGGGCGTTGCCTCGCTGCTCCTGTTCCTGGGGCAGCAGGCGCTCGGCAAGGGCAATGGCCTCCTCGATTTTTCCCTGTTCAAATCAGAGGATTTCGCCTTCGCCTTCATCGTCAGTTTCGTCGCTGGTGCCGCACTGTTCGGAAGCGCATTCCTGATCCCGTCCTTTGCCGTATCCGTGCTGGCGTTCACGCCAACCGAAGCGGGCCTGCTTCTCCTGCCGAGCGGCGCGCTCTTTGTCGGGGCATTGCTCTTTGCCGCCTTTCTCATGCAGGTCCGTCGTATTGCTCCATTCGCAACCGTACCTTTCGGCATCCTCTTGATCATGATTGCGATGTGGATGCTGTCCGGGTCGACCAGTGAAAGCGGGGCGGACGACATGATGGCCGCGATCCTTTTGCGTGGCCTTGGCCTCGGCTTCCTGTTTCTGTCGATCACGCTGATTGCTTTCAGCAATCTCAACAGCCGAAACCTCGCGTCCGGGATCGGGCTTTTCAACACCGGGCGCCAGCTCGGTGGCCTTGTCGGCGTCGCTGGGCTCCAGACCCTGATCGACCATAACGTTGCTGCAAATGGCGCCGTCCTCGGCTCCAGTATCAATGCCGGAGGTCAGGCCGTCATCGAACGCCTGACCAGCACCACCGCGATGCTTGCGGCGAGGGGGATGGATGCTGTTCCCGCCAGCCGGGCCGCGATAGCACTTCTCGGCCGCGCCGTTACCGGTCAGTCTGTCGTGATCGCATTCGACACCGCATTCAACGCCGTAGCGCTTCTGTTTGTCGTCGCAGCGCCCATCCTGGTGGCGATCAAGATCGGATTTGCCCGGCGGGCGAAAGCGCGCCGCGCGCGTTAG